The genomic window GTGATGGTTTCCCCAAAATAAAAAGGTGTAGTTGTCCCCGCTCGACAAGCGTATTCCCATTCCGCTTCGCTAGGTAGCCTGTAGGTTTTTCCTGTCTTCTGGCTCAATTTCTCACAAAATTCTACCGCATCATCCCAACTTACTTGTTCTACAGGTCTTTTCTCTCCTTTGAAGTTAGCAGGATTTGTCCCCATGATGGCTTGATACTGTGCTTGGGTAATTTCATATTTCCCCATGAAGAAGCCGGGAACTGTCACCTGTCTCTGGAGACTTTCATCTGATTCTCGGTCTTTCTCAGTTTCCGGTGAACCCATTGTAAATGTTCCCCCTGGTATCTGCACCATTTCTAAGCTGACACCATTCCCCAAGTCTTCTGTAAAGTATCTTGCTTCCTCATTACGGCGGTTGGTGATTTTCCCTTTTGCATCTACCGTCACCGTTTCAAATTGAAAGGTTTGTAAGCTACTGGAGGGAATGCGAAACGGTGTAATAGGAACTGAATTAGACTGTGATAGGCGCGGTACTACAATTGCTAAACCCAACCCAGCACCCGCAAACCCCACAGTTTTTATTATCTTTCGCCTTGACCAGCTTGGTGTGATGATTTTTGTTGGTGTAGCTGATGGCGGTGGTGGCGGTACTTGTCGCTGTTGTGGCTGTGGTATAGGTACAGTTGGCGTTACTTGTCGCTGCTGTGGCTGTAGTGATGTAATTGCTGCTAACGCCTCCACTGCTGAAAGATATCTATCCCGAAAGTAATCACTCACCATCTTATTTAACACATCTGCCAACTTCTCAGTGACATTTGCCAAATTCCGCCAAATTACCTCACCGTCAGTAGGGTCTTTTGGTAGTTCATTAGGTTGTAAGCCAGTTAAAGCTTGAATCCCTAACATCCCCACTGCATAGACATCGCTGCTTAACTTTGGTTGTCCGGCTGCTTGTTCACTGGGCATATAACCAAGACTACCAATGGCAACGCTAAAACTTGTTTGACCTTGGGTGTTCACCGTCATGGTGTTTACTTCTTTAACTGCACCAAAGTCAATCAGGACTATCTTACCATCTTGACGGCGACGCATTAAGTT from Nostoc sp. UHCC 0870 includes these protein-coding regions:
- a CDS encoding bifunctional serine/threonine-protein kinase/formylglycine-generating enzyme family protein; translated protein: MPQPGDILRNHYKIIKILGSGGFGDTYLAQDIDLPGQPKCVVKHLKPNSDPAVLQIVRRLFDSEAQVLYKLGNDSDQIPRLFAHFEENGEFYLVQEFVDGVDLSHEIIPGEKLTEIAVTKLLQEILEILAVVHKKNIIHRDIKPQNLMRRRQDGKIVLIDFGAVKEVNTMTVNTQGQTSFSVAIGSLGYMPSEQAAGQPKLSSDVYAVGMLGIQALTGLQPNELPKDPTDGEVIWRNLANVTEKLADVLNKMVSDYFRDRYLSAVEALAAITSLQPQQRQVTPTVPIPQPQQRQVPPPPPSATPTKIITPSWSRRKIIKTVGFAGAGLGLAIVVPRLSQSNSVPITPFRIPSSSLQTFQFETVTVDAKGKITNRRNEEARYFTEDLGNGVSLEMVQIPGGTFTMGSPETEKDRESDESLQRQVTVPGFFMGKYEITQAQYQAIMGTNPANFKGEKRPVEQVSWDDAVEFCEKLSQKTGKTYRLPSEAEWEYACRAGTTTPFYFGETITPDLVNYGGNNPYGSAPKGEYRQQTTNVGIFPPNSFGLYDMCGNIWEWCQDVHNNSYQGAPTDGSAWLIGSDNNIRLLRGGSWFSDAWACRSDARLRYARANRNISFGFRVVAVAVA